The Desulfatirhabdium butyrativorans DSM 18734 genomic interval CTCTTTCCCAGTTTTGACTGGCATTCGAGAAATACTTCATAGAACAATTGGTGATCCGCCAATGAACGGTTGAATATTTTGGTAAATTCAGCAATGTTACGATCGTTGATGATGAGATTGACACTTTGATGGAATGCAGCCATGTCATCCATGGTTCGAAAGCGATCCGAAAGAAGGACCACAAACATTGCCCTGCGTGTCTCCATAGCCAAATTGCGTATGGTCTCCAAAACAGGGTGCGCTGCCGTTTGATTGCAATCGAAACGATCATTCACGATCACGACATTGAAGACATGAAAACGCATGCGCTTCAACGCCTCTTCACAATTTACAGGCATTACCGGATAATAGCCCAGTGCCATGAGCTCTGCACTCAGGCTTGATCGGATGTCGTCATCAGTTTCACAGATCATTGCGGTGCGCGCCCCTGGCGCAATATAATCGAAAGGTCTGTCTGCAGCATCATAGGAATCCTCATCCTCATGTGCTGCCATGTCTCTCGATGGTTCCGGTTGAGCCGCCGGACGTTGACGCCGGTCAATCTGAATACGATTCTTGCACTTGGGACAAGTCAATACAACAGCCTGGCTTTCGGGGAGCTTTTCTTCAGCAATGCGAAAGTGCGCCTGACATTGGGAGCAGATAATTTCCACGTTACACCTCACCGTCCGAGCTTTTTCCCATATTGCATGTCTACTTCCAAATGATCGATATCGGTCGTGGCTTCTCCTCGACCTGCCTTGACCATATCCATTCCCCGGCCGACAATTCCTTTTCTGGACGCATAAGCCATCGCCGTTTCCTCTGTGATCAACCCTTTTTCATAGAGCCCGACAATATAATCGTCGAACGTTGTCCAGCCAAAAGCCTTTCCGGCCTGGATGATTTCATAGAACGTTTTCCCCTCCGATTCGCCATGCAGGATCGTATCCTTTACCCGAAGATTCGTTCCCATAATTTCAAAAGCAGCCACTCGTCCCCCGCCGACTTTCGGCAAAAGCCTCTGGCAGACAATCCAGCGAACAGTGTCGGCCAGGCGAATGCGGATCTGGTTCTCTTCTTCCGTTGAAAACATGCCCAGGATGCGGTTGATCGTTTGGCCGGCATCCACGGTATGCAGCGTACTCAAGACGAGATGCCCGGTTTCTGCCGCACCCAGACCGATTTCGACCGTTTCCCTGTCCCTCATTTCCCCTACCAGAATGACTTTGGGCGCCTGACGGAGTGCGGCCCGGATGCCGCTTGCGAACGTATCGAAATCCGCACCCATTTCCCGCTGGTTGAATGTCGCTTTTTTGTGGGGGTGCTGATATTCGACCGGATCTTCGAGCGTCACGATATGTACCGACTGGGTTTCGTTGATTTCGTTGAGTACAGCGGCAAGTGATGTGCTTTTGCCGCTGCCTGTGGCGCCGGTCACCAGAATGATCCCGTTCTTCTCCTTGGCCATTTTCATGAAGGGGTCCGGAAGGTTCAATTGGGCGCAGGTCGGAATGCGGGTTTCCAGCTTTCGCAGTACAATGCTGTATTTTCGTCTCTGCGAAAACACATTCACACGAAAGCGGGCTTTCCCGGGGAGTTCATAGGAAAGATCGCACGACCCTTCCCGAAGCAGCGTTTCCGTCAGGCGGCGGTCCCGATTGATGAGATTCAGTGCGAAAATCTCTGTCTGAAAAGGTGTCAGGGATTCGAAATCGGGTGAGAGTTTTACAGGTGTCAATTGCCCGGAGCTTTCCACCTGAAAAGGCTTTCCCGCTGTGATGTTCAGGTCGGATACATTGGGATGGCTGCTCAGCATTCGCCCCAGGATATAATCGCATTCCGCTTTGCGCATGTTGTGACCCTCCGGCGTATCTTCGTCATCAATCGGATTGTGATCAGGCTTCGGTGAAATCCGTTGGTGGTGTCTTGAGCAACGGTTTGAATTTGTTCTTGTCGTTCGCTTTTGCGTAGGCTTCTTCCGGAGAAATCATGCCCTTGTTCAGCAAATCCATGATGGCGTCATCCAGAAGCTGCATGCCGTAACGTTTCCCGACTTGGATCGATGATGGAATCTGGAATGTCTTGGCTTCCCGGATGAGGTTGCGGATTGCAGGCGTTGCAATCATGATTTCAAGCGCTGCGCATCTGCCCTTCTTGTCAATCCGTTTGAAGAGCACCTGGGCGATGACGGCGCGAAGCCCATCGGCCAGAGTGGATCGGACCTGTTCCTGCTGGTTGGCCGGGAATACCTCGATGACCCGGTCCACCGTTTTGGCCGCGCTGGAAGTATGCAGCGTCCCAAATACGAGATGGCCTGTAGATGCCGCTTCAATGGCCAGAGAAATGGTTTCCAGATCGCGCATTTCGCCAACCAGAATGATATCCGGGTCTTCGCGCAGGGCGCCTCGAAGTGCTGCGCTGAACGATTTGGTATGCAGACCGATCTCCCGGTGGTTGACGATGCAGCCTTGGCTTTGGTGAACGAATTCGATGGGGTCTTCGACGGTGATGATATGATCCTTGCGGTTCTTGTTTGCATAATCGATGATGGCGGCAAGCGTTGTGGATTTACCGCTTCCGGTAGGTCCGGTGACGAGAACGAGTCCTCTGGGCAAAAGCGCGAGCTTGGGAATGACGGCAGGCAGACCCAATTGTTCCGCTGTCAGAATATTGCTGGGGATTTCCCGGAAAACGGCGGCAATTCCGTATTTCTGCAGGAAAAAGTTGGCCCTGTATCTGGCGAGGCCCGGTATTTCATAAGCGAAATCCACATCCCCGGTTTCCTCGAAAACCTTGACCTTGTCCTCCGGTGCGATTTCATAGAGCATGGCCTTGAGGCTGTCGTTATCCAGGACCTTGTACTTGATTCTTTCCATCTCGCCACGAATCCGGATGGCTGGCGGCTGGCCGGATACCATGTGCAGGTCCGAGCCTCCCTGATCGTGAAGCAGTTTGAAAAACGCGTCGATTTTGGCCATGGGCTTCCTTTCCTGTTTCAGGCGATTCTTGGCTGTTTTCCCCCTTACTCCGGCCCTCTCCCACACCCCTTCGGGGAGAAGGAGAGGATGGCTTCCTCCGGAATGACGCAGAAAGGTTGTTCAAGTTGGTTCGGGGAAATCGTGTCGGGTTTCAGGTTGCGGCGAGAACCGGTTCACGTCGGCTCATCCTGGATGAGGACGATGTTTTCACCGGGAACATGGACGAAAAAACCGGGTAGTGGTCATGCTCCCGTTGTGTCGGATGATTCGTCTGGCTGAATACCCAAATCTGCTGAACTTTCGGCAGCCTTTCCGGGGAAAGTCTCCCCTTCATAGATGGCGATACGTCTCAGTTTTTCGTATTCGGTTTCCACCCGCTTGTTCTGCATGGCTTCCATGTCGAGAAGCTTCAAATGCGATTCGATGATTGCCCGAATCTGGGCTTCAATCTGCATCCGCTGGGTTTTCAAGCGGATGATATCTTCATGTACCTGGGCCATCCGGTTGTATGCTCGGGTTACGATGGCCTCCGCCTTTTGTTCGGCTTCTGAAAGAATGGATTCGGCAACCCGCTTTGCGTTGGCGTTCAATTGATCGAGTTCAACCTTCGCCGTTTCATACTTGCCACGATAAGCCGACGACTGTTCGGTCAGGGTTTCGTTTTGGCTTTTCAGTTCCCGGTTCTCCTCCCGGAGCTTTTCGATGTCCTTGTAGAGCACATCGAGGGTCTGGGCGATCCGGTCGAGAAATGTATCGACCTCCCGGATATCGAAACCACGAAAGCGCACACTGAACTGGTGTTGTTGAATATCGAGCGGTGTGATGTTCAGGTAGTCTCGCACGTAGAGTCCCCTATCTCAGAAAAGTGAAGGCCAGCCGGTGCAGGGTATTGACCACGAAATTCTGAAGAAAAATGATGGCCAAAAATACGACGATCGGCGAAAAATCGATTCCGCCGAAATGAATGGGCAGCATGGAGCGGATACGTCCCAAAACCGGCTCGGTGACGGAATGGATGAAACGGACGATCGGGTTGAATGGGTCTGGATTGACCCAGGAGAGGATTGCCCTGGCAACGACGATCCACAGATAGATGTTCAAGACCACATCGAGCACCTTGGCGCATGCTTCCAACAAATATCCAATGGTAAACATACTGGCGTACCTTTCTGGTGGGGAGGGATAGAATTGTCTAACCGGAAACCTCATCCGACATTTGCCGCTTCATGCCCGATTGGAAGCCAGGTTCCCGTTCAGAAAACGAGTCGTTGCAACCATAGCGCCTGAACGAAAAACCCGTTTTGGGTACAACCTGAGGCGGAGAGCAGGCTGTTTTGCGATGCAGCGGGAACTTGTCTGAAGCCGCCTGAGATCACGCCAAAGGCGTGATTGGGCCGGGCGTTCTCCAGGAGAAATCACGATATAAACCCCTCATTCATTGGATTCGGCTTTTCTGGATGAATCCGGACCCGCCCGGCCCTTACGATATCGGGCGGCTGTCCTGTGTTCCGCAGGATTTCACGCTGTATCGCAAAATTGCCTGCCCGCAGGCGGCGCGCTGCTCCGAATAAGTGTTTTCCGTTCAGGCACTACCATAAGGCAGGCACAGAGAGCCTTACGGGAAATTCGATCATTTTCTTAGATTTAGGCCAATCGGTTCGACAAGTCAATATCTTCAGAACATTCTATCGCAATTCGGTTGACGGGGGAGACATGCGTTATTGGAAACACATGGAAACCTTTTGCGATCCTGAAGCATCTGTGATACCTAAAGCACATGGAATGAATCGATTCTCCAATCGTTCATTTATGGAATCACCGAAAACGCTTCGCGGCCCAACCCGATGCGTTCCTGAACGGGAACCCGATTTTTCCCCGATCTGCCCGCGGGCCATGCGCCGCTCTGACTGGAGGTTTTCATTCAGGCACAACTCAAATCAGGAAAGTTTATGAAACAGGCAACTTCCTCAAAGAACATCGTTGCGGGCAAGCCTCTGGTGAAGCAGAGCACGCTCGTCTGGGTGGGTATCCTCATGTTTGTCGCCGGATTTTTTTCGGGTGTTTTGCTGGCCGTTTACAAAACTTCCTCGGGCACCAGCATGCCTGTTGCCTCCAAAATGCCCATTCCGCAGCAGTCCAATGAAAACATTGCCGCTCTTGAAGCGGAAGCGGCGAAGAATCCCGGCAATGCAGAAGGCTGGATCCAGTTGGGCAATGCCAGCTTCGATGCGGATATGCCCGAAAAAGCCATCATGGCCTATGAAAAGGGGCTGGCGATTGCGCCGGATAATGCCAATGTCTGGACCGATCTCGGAGTGATGTATCGCCGGATTGGTCAGTTCGACAAAGCCATTGCGGCCTTCGACAAAGCATCCGGTATCGATCCGAAACATGAGCCTTCGCTGTTCAACAAGGGTATTGTGCTCATGCACGACAAAAACGATGTGGCAGGCGCCATTCAGGTATGGGAAAAACTTCTGGCCATCAACCCACTGGCCACGGCCCCCGGCGGAAAATCGATCGATGAGCTCGTCAAGTTGCTCAAGAAAAGCAAAGGATGATGGCACCCAACGCCTGCATGGTATCTCCGCAAGCCTGGTTCCGATCCAAAGGGTTGCACGCCAGAAAATCGCTCGGCCAGAACTTTTTGCAGGATGCTGCCGTTGCTCAAGCCATTGTCGATCGCAGTGGTGTCGGCGCTGAAGATATCGTTTTGGAGATTGGTCCCGGGCTGGGTGCTTTGAGCTTTCCCATTGCCCGGAGGGTCAAACGATTGGTCGTTGTCGAAAAGGACCCCGAGCTTGCGGCATGGCTGACGACCGAAATCGCGGAAAAGAATTTTCAGAACATTACTCTTCATGCGGCCGATATTCTACAACTTGATTGGATGGCGATTTTCGATGAGATGCTTCGGGATGCAGAAGGGTATCGGCTTGTGATCTTCGGGAATTTACCCTACAATATCTCCTCTCAAATCGTTGTGCGGCTTGTCGAGCATCGGCATCGTATCGAACGGGCCGTCCTCATGTTTCAAAAAGAGCTTGCCGAAAGGCTTCGGGCAGAGCCGGGCGGTCGGGATTACGGAAGGCTGACGGTGTTGCTGCGCTTTTGCGCGCACATTACCACCCTTGTCAATGTCGGCGCCCGAAGTTTTTATCCCAAACCCAAGGTCGATTCGGAAGTCATCGAAATCCGTTTTCCAAAACCCGAGCCTTTTCCGGTGCCCGATGAGGCGGCCCTGATCCGGGTCGTTCGCGCGGCATTCGGAAACCGGCGGAAAACCCTGAAAAACAGCCTGATGGCAGGTCTTCCCGGAGTACGGACGGAAGACATTGCCCATATCCTGCGGACGATCGGGATCGATCCGGTACGGCGAGCAGAAACACTTGATATTGAAGATTTTATCCGATTGAGTTTGGCCATTTCCGCAAGAGAGATCATGACCACGGAGCGATAACCATATCCCATGTTCATTACGTTTGAAGGCATCGAAGGGTCGGGAAAATCCACCCAGGCCAAGCGCCTTGCCGGTTACTTCCAACAGCGCGGCTTTGGCTGTGTGTTGACACGGGAGCCCGGCGCAACGCCGATCGGCGCAAAAATCCGATCCGTTCTCCTCGACCCCGATTCCCGGGGTCTTGTCCCGGATGCGGAGCTTCTGCTCTACCTGGCCGATCGGGTGCAGCATCAGCAAACACTCATTCTGCCGGCACTCGCGCGCGGGGAACATGTGATTTCGGATCGCTATGCGGATGCCACGCTGGTTTATCAGGGATATGCCAGAGGCATCGATCCTTCCAGAATTCTGGAACTGCATCGATCCTTTTGCCAAGGACTCGATCCGAATCTGACATTTCTGCTCGATCTGCCGGTGGAAGCCGGTCTTGAACGAGCTATCGGCGCCCTGCAACAGGGAGATCGGGAGCAGAGAGAAAGCCGATTCGAGCTGGAGCATCTGGATTTTCACCGCAGGGTCCGAAGCGGATATCTGATGCTGGCCAAAACCCATCCGGAACGATTCCGCATCATCGATGCAAGGCCCTCACCCGAGGACATCCATCGGATCATCCTTTCCCACATTGCCTTGTGACCGAAAACAGAAGCGACGACGACCACCATGACCCAAACCATTCTCGATACCATCGGCAACACGCCGTTGATTGAAATCCGGAAGCTGAACCCCAACCCGAAGGTCCGTATCGTGGCAAAGCTCGAGTATTTCAATCCGGGCGGATCGATCAAGGACCGACCGGCGCTTCGGATGATCGAAGAGGGCGAAAGAAGCGGAGCGCTGCATCCGGGAAAGACCGTCATCGAAGCGACCAGCGGCAATACGGGCATCGGCCTTGCCCTGGTATGCTCCGTCAAGGGATACAAATTGCTGCTGACCATGTCCGAGGCCGTCAGTATTGAGCGCCAGAAGATTCTCAAGGCAAGGGGGGCTGAAATCCTGTTGACGCCGGGACATCTGGGAACAGACGGCGCCATCGAAGAAGTGTACCGGCTGGCGCGGGAAAACCCCGATACCTATTTCATGGCCGATCAATACAACAATCCGGCCAACTGGATGGCCCATTACGACGGTACCGCTGCCGAGGTCTGGAAGCAGACGGAAGGCCGCATGACGATGCTGGTTGCCACCATGGGCACATCGGGCACGCTCATGGGCATGTCGAGACGGCTGAAAGAATTCAATCCGGATATCCGGATTATAGGAGTCGAGCCTTATCTCGGGCACAAGATTCAAGGCCTCAAGAACATGAAGGAAGCCTATCAGCCCGGTATTTTCGACAAACGGCTTCTCGATGTGAAAATCAATATTGATGACGAGGAAGCCTTCGAAATGACCCGGAGACTTGCCCGGGAAGAGGGCATGTTCGTCGGGATGAGCAGCGGGGCGGCCATGGCCATTGCCTGCAGGCAGGCGATGGAGATGGATTCGGGGATGATCGTCGTCATTTTCCCGGACAGTGGTGAACGGTACCTGAGCACATCCCTGTTTTCCATCCGGGAAAAAATCGACATGACCCTCTGCAATGCCGCTACCAGGCGCAAGGAGGGATTCCTGCCGGCAGCGCCGAACAAGGTCGGGATATTTACCAGCGGGCCGACCGTGTATCGGTCCATCGACATCTCCGAGTGCAGGCGCTTTGTCGTTTCGGATTTGCTGCGCCGCTATCTCGAAGCCAGGGGGTATGCCGTCACACATGTGGTCAATGTCACCGATCTCGACGACAAGACCATCGACGGATCTTTGGCTACGGGAGAGCCGCTCGATCGATTTACGGCTCGATACGAGGAAGTTTTTCTGAAGGACCTTTCCTTTCTGGGGATAAAACCTGCCGAGGTCTACGCAAGGGCTAGCGAACACATCGAGGAGATGATCCAGGCCGCAGAAAAACTGGCGCAGAAGGGTTATGCGTATGAAAAGCTGCACTCCCTGTATTTCGACATATCCCGGTATGCCGATTACGGCAGGTTTTCCGGTGTCGATCTGGATAAAATCAGACCTGGCGCCACCGTCGATCTGGAGGAATACGAAAAGGACAATCCCCGGGATTTCACTTTGTTCAAGCGGGCACGACTGAGCGATTTGAAACGGGGAATCTACATCAAAACCCCATGGGGAAACGTCCGGCCTTCATGGCATCTGCAGGGGGTCACCATGGCTCTGAAATATCTCGGGCCGGGCTTCGATATTTATGTCGGTGCCAGGGAACTGGCTTTCCCCCATCATGAGAATGAAATGGCCATTGCCGTCGCTCTGAGCGGAAAGCCTCTGACCCGCTACTGGTTGCACTGCGACGGGGTCAGGCCATCTCAAGCGGAGGCGGATCATCCAGCGAATGCCGATCCGTTATTTCTCGGGCACTTGACTGAAATGGGATTTCAGGCCAGGGAAATCCGCTTCTGGCTCCTTTCCACCCACTATCGGAAACCGCTGGTCTTCTCACCCGATCGGCTCGAATACGCCCGAACCGCACTCAAGCGCATCCAGGCCTGCATCCATGCCCTGCAGACCGTTTCCGCCGACGGTCGGTGCCACGGCGACTGTGATCAGCTCGTCTACGATCTCAAGAACGATTTTTACCGAGCCCTGGATGACGATCTGAATATCGCGGAAGCGCTTGCGAGTCTTTTCCGGCATGTCAAATCCATCAACCGGCTGGTCCTTCAGCATGGCATCGA includes:
- a CDS encoding YggT family protein; this encodes MFTIGYLLEACAKVLDVVLNIYLWIVVARAILSWVNPDPFNPIVRFIHSVTEPVLGRIRSMLPIHFGGIDFSPIVVFLAIIFLQNFVVNTLHRLAFTFLR
- the rsmA gene encoding 16S rRNA (adenine(1518)-N(6)/adenine(1519)-N(6))-dimethyltransferase RsmA, whose translation is MMAPNACMVSPQAWFRSKGLHARKSLGQNFLQDAAVAQAIVDRSGVGAEDIVLEIGPGLGALSFPIARRVKRLVVVEKDPELAAWLTTEIAEKNFQNITLHAADILQLDWMAIFDEMLRDAEGYRLVIFGNLPYNISSQIVVRLVEHRHRIERAVLMFQKELAERLRAEPGGRDYGRLTVLLRFCAHITTLVNVGARSFYPKPKVDSEVIEIRFPKPEPFPVPDEAALIRVVRAAFGNRRKTLKNSLMAGLPGVRTEDIAHILRTIGIDPVRRAETLDIEDFIRLSLAISAREIMTTER
- a CDS encoding type IV pilus twitching motility protein PilT produces the protein MRKAECDYILGRMLSSHPNVSDLNITAGKPFQVESSGQLTPVKLSPDFESLTPFQTEIFALNLINRDRRLTETLLREGSCDLSYELPGKARFRVNVFSQRRKYSIVLRKLETRIPTCAQLNLPDPFMKMAKEKNGIILVTGATGSGKSTSLAAVLNEINETQSVHIVTLEDPVEYQHPHKKATFNQREMGADFDTFASGIRAALRQAPKVILVGEMRDRETVEIGLGAAETGHLVLSTLHTVDAGQTINRILGMFSTEEENQIRIRLADTVRWIVCQRLLPKVGGGRVAAFEIMGTNLRVKDTILHGESEGKTFYEIIQAGKAFGWTTFDDYIVGLYEKGLITEETAMAYASRKGIVGRGMDMVKAGRGEATTDIDHLEVDMQYGKKLGR
- a CDS encoding tetratricopeptide repeat protein, yielding MKQATSSKNIVAGKPLVKQSTLVWVGILMFVAGFFSGVLLAVYKTSSGTSMPVASKMPIPQQSNENIAALEAEAAKNPGNAEGWIQLGNASFDADMPEKAIMAYEKGLAIAPDNANVWTDLGVMYRRIGQFDKAIAAFDKASGIDPKHEPSLFNKGIVLMHDKNDVAGAIQVWEKLLAINPLATAPGGKSIDELVKLLKKSKG
- the tmk gene encoding dTMP kinase is translated as MFITFEGIEGSGKSTQAKRLAGYFQQRGFGCVLTREPGATPIGAKIRSVLLDPDSRGLVPDAELLLYLADRVQHQQTLILPALARGEHVISDRYADATLVYQGYARGIDPSRILELHRSFCQGLDPNLTFLLDLPVEAGLERAIGALQQGDREQRESRFELEHLDFHRRVRSGYLMLAKTHPERFRIIDARPSPEDIHRIILSHIAL
- a CDS encoding zinc-ribbon domain-containing protein encodes the protein MEIICSQCQAHFRIAEEKLPESQAVVLTCPKCKNRIQIDRRQRPAAQPEPSRDMAAHEDEDSYDAADRPFDYIAPGARTAMICETDDDIRSSLSAELMALGYYPVMPVNCEEALKRMRFHVFNVVIVNDRFDCNQTAAHPVLETIRNLAMETRRAMFVVLLSDRFRTMDDMAAFHQSVNLIINDRNIAEFTKIFNRSLADHQLFYEVFLECQSKLGKS
- a CDS encoding type IV pilus twitching motility protein PilT; this translates as MAKIDAFFKLLHDQGGSDLHMVSGQPPAIRIRGEMERIKYKVLDNDSLKAMLYEIAPEDKVKVFEETGDVDFAYEIPGLARYRANFFLQKYGIAAVFREIPSNILTAEQLGLPAVIPKLALLPRGLVLVTGPTGSGKSTTLAAIIDYANKNRKDHIITVEDPIEFVHQSQGCIVNHREIGLHTKSFSAALRGALREDPDIILVGEMRDLETISLAIEAASTGHLVFGTLHTSSAAKTVDRVIEVFPANQQEQVRSTLADGLRAVIAQVLFKRIDKKGRCAALEIMIATPAIRNLIREAKTFQIPSSIQVGKRYGMQLLDDAIMDLLNKGMISPEEAYAKANDKNKFKPLLKTPPTDFTEA
- a CDS encoding cysteine synthase; translation: MTQTILDTIGNTPLIEIRKLNPNPKVRIVAKLEYFNPGGSIKDRPALRMIEEGERSGALHPGKTVIEATSGNTGIGLALVCSVKGYKLLLTMSEAVSIERQKILKARGAEILLTPGHLGTDGAIEEVYRLARENPDTYFMADQYNNPANWMAHYDGTAAEVWKQTEGRMTMLVATMGTSGTLMGMSRRLKEFNPDIRIIGVEPYLGHKIQGLKNMKEAYQPGIFDKRLLDVKINIDDEEAFEMTRRLAREEGMFVGMSSGAAMAIACRQAMEMDSGMIVVIFPDSGERYLSTSLFSIREKIDMTLCNAATRRKEGFLPAAPNKVGIFTSGPTVYRSIDISECRRFVVSDLLRRYLEARGYAVTHVVNVTDLDDKTIDGSLATGEPLDRFTARYEEVFLKDLSFLGIKPAEVYARASEHIEEMIQAAEKLAQKGYAYEKLHSLYFDISRYADYGRFSGVDLDKIRPGATVDLEEYEKDNPRDFTLFKRARLSDLKRGIYIKTPWGNVRPSWHLQGVTMALKYLGPGFDIYVGARELAFPHHENEMAIAVALSGKPLTRYWLHCDGVRPSQAEADHPANADPLFLGHLTEMGFQAREIRFWLLSTHYRKPLVFSPDRLEYARTALKRIQACIHALQTVSADGRCHGDCDQLVYDLKNDFYRALDDDLNIAEALASLFRHVKSINRLVLQHGIDRDAAERLLQVLKHIDGILGVLHFDDAALDPEIAALIERRRRARDQKDWETADRIRNELAGRGVIVRDEKCNA
- a CDS encoding DivIVA domain-containing protein yields the protein MRDYLNITPLDIQQHQFSVRFRGFDIREVDTFLDRIAQTLDVLYKDIEKLREENRELKSQNETLTEQSSAYRGKYETAKVELDQLNANAKRVAESILSEAEQKAEAIVTRAYNRMAQVHEDIIRLKTQRMQIEAQIRAIIESHLKLLDMEAMQNKRVETEYEKLRRIAIYEGETFPGKAAESSADLGIQPDESSDTTGA